Proteins encoded in a region of the Anguilla anguilla isolate fAngAng1 chromosome 10, fAngAng1.pri, whole genome shotgun sequence genome:
- the zgc:153044 gene encoding dual specificity protein phosphatase 18, whose translation MDADKVPDVNDAPRLQITPRVAGLGKITEHLYLSSGKAANDSSMVRGFKITCIINATENVTNIPIPAVEYVRVPVADSPLSQLSDHFDGVADKIHRVHEQQGRVLVHCNAGISRSATLCLAYLMKHRSMTLVDAHDWVRSRRPIIRPNSGFWKQLIDYEYKLHGSGTVRMISSPVGEIPDVYEKETRNLIPC comes from the coding sequence ATGGACGCTGACAAAGTTCCCGATGTCAACGATGCCCCTCGCCTCCAAATCACGCCAAGGGTTGCTGGCTTGGGGAAAATCACCGAACATCTCTACCTCAGCAGTGGAAAGGCTGCGAACGATAGCTCAATGGTTCGCGGGTTTAAAATCACCTGCATCATTAACGCCACCGAGAACGTCACGAACATTCCGATCCCGGCGGTGGAGTACGTTAGGGTGCCGGTGGCCGACTCGCCCTTGTCCCAGCTGAGCGATCATTTCGACGGTGTGGCGGACAAAATTCACCGGGTTCACGAGCAGCAGGGACGGGTCCTGGTTCACTGCAACGCCGGCATTAGCCGCTCTGCCACGCTGTGCCTGGCGTACCTCATGAAGCACCGCAGCATGACGCTGGTGGATGCTCACGACTGGGTCAGATCACGCCGGCCCATTATCAGACCCAACAGTGGGTTCTGGAAACAGCTCATTGACTACGAGTACAAACTTCACGGATCTGGCACTGTGCGGATGATATCGTCTCCCGTAGGAGAGATTCCGGATgtatatgaaaaagaaacaagaaattTGATTCCATGTTAA